DNA sequence from the Lachancea thermotolerans CBS 6340 chromosome H complete sequence genome:
aaaagatgagTTTCCCACTAAAGTTTCCATTGTGAATGTACTCCTGTGGTCTTGGTTACTATTTGTGGTCATTCTGCGTCTGCTGAACATCAATGAGCAAATTAAGTGGATCAAGTATTATCCAGGAAACTTGTGGACCGTGTCTTTCGTGTCTTacatgtttttgtttgcgTCCAGGGTACTACCTTTCCGTTCTGTTTTCATTGGCCACATAACTGACGATATCCTGAAAAAGTACGTTCTGAGTCAATTTTACATCGACCTTGCACTCTTTATGTTGCTCTTTACTGCCAAAATCGGTAATGACCATGCGGTGTTGTACAGAACTAGTCCGGAAACAGTTCCTTCTCCAGAGCCTGTAACTTCAATTATGAGCTTCATATCATGGTCGTGGATCGACAAATTTGTTTGGGAGGCTCATCAACATTCAGTTAAGCTCAAAGACATATGGGGTCTCATGCTCCAGGATTAttccatttttgttttgaaaaagttcaaagtGTTTTCTAAAAAGACAAAGGGCAACTTCTCTTACAAACTGATTCGAttcttctcaaaatatCTCCTTCTACAAGGATTTTGGGCTTGCATTGACAGCGTTATCAACTTCATTCCTACCTTATTGCTTAAAAGAATTTTGGAATACGTCGATGACCAGTCCACAGCACCAGCGAACCTCGCGTGGTTCTATGTTTGCGCCATGTTTGTTTGCAGAATTCTTGTGGCCATCTGTCAAGCACAAGCCCTATTTTTCGGAAGAAGAGTGTGCATCAGGATGAAAGCTATCATTATTTCCGAAATTTACaccaaagctttgagaagaaagacaTCTCCCAACAactcaaagtcttcaactGATGATGTCGATCCCCAAGTTCTCAATCAACAGAAGGATGTCGATGCAGATGAAGAATCAAGCACTGCCAATTTGGGCGCTATTATCAACCTAATGGCCGTGGACGCCTTTAAAGTGTCCGAGATTTGTGCTTATCTACACTCCTTTGTTGAAGCACTTGTAATGACAATTGTTGCGTTGACTTTACTTTACAAGTTGCTAGGGTGGTCTGCAATCATCGGTGCGTTATTGATTGTCGCCATTCTTCCACTTAACTTCAGACTTGCAACTCTGATAGGGAAGCTTCAGAAAGAGACATTGTCTTTCACCGATAAGAGAATCCAAAAACTTAACGAAACTTTCCAAGCCATTAGAatcatcaagttcttttcttgggaagaaaacttcgaaaaagaTATTCAAAGCATCAGAGATCAAGAACTGAAAATGCTCGTGAAGCGTTCAGTTGCCTGGGCACTTACTGCTTTTGTGTGGTTTATCACTCCCACTATTGTGACGTCTGTGTCTTTCGCCTTTTACATTTATGTCCAGGGCGAGGTTCTTACCACGCCAGTAGCCTTCACTGCTTTATCTTTGTTCACCCTTTTGAGAAACCCTCTCGACATGCTCTCGGACATGCTGAGTTATGTCATCCAGTCCAAAGTCTCTCTAGATAGAGTCCAGGAGTTCctagaagaagaagaaactgAGAAATATGAGCAGATCACAGTTCACCGGAATAAGATTGGATTCGAAAATGCCACATTTTCCTGGGACAGGAAAAACCCcgacttcaagctcaagaataTGAACATCGACTTCAAACTCGGCAAGCTTAATGTTGTTATTGGCCCTACAGGCTCTGGAAAAACATCGTTGCTGATGGGCCTGTTAGGCGAAATGGATTTGTTGGAAGGAAAGGTTTATGCTCCTTGTCTGGACCCAAGAGAAGATATGGTTATCGAAAACGATGGTATGACTAACTCGATTGCTTATTGCTCGCAAGCTGCGTGGCTACTTAATGACACGGTTAAGAACAACATTTTGTTCAGCAGCCCTTTCAACGAAGGGAGGTACAATGCTGTTATAGAGGCTTGTGGTCTGAAGCGAGACTTTGAGATTTTGAGTGCTGGGGACCAAACTGAAATTGGTGAAAAAGGCATTACATTGTCCGGAGGACAGAAGCAGAGGGTTTCCCTAGCTAGAGCACTCTACTCATCGTCAAGGCATTTACTGCTTGATGACTGCCTCAGCGCTGTTGACTCTCACACTGCTTTGTGGATCTACGAAAACTGTATCAGCGGACCGTTGATGGAGGGCAGAACTTGTATTTTGGTCTCTCATAACGTTGCGCTGACTCTGAAAAATGCTGAATGGGTAGTGTTCATGGAAAATGGTAGGGTCAAGGACCAAGGCGAACCTTTAGAGCTGTACAACAAGGGCTTGCTCGGAGAAGATGAACTGGTGAAAACGAGTGTTCTGTCAAGGGGAAACTCTTCCACTAGCTTAGTTGGAAAATCAAGCAAAAGTGGAATCAATTTGAGCAAATTGAGTGCTAAAATCGAGAAATCAAGCGTTCCCTCCAAAAAGCCTCTAaccgaggaagaaagagtcAAGATGGGCAAACttattgaagaagagacgAAATCAGAAGGTGTGGTCAGCATTGAAGTTTACAAATGGTttgccaaactttttggtGGATGGAAGATGGTCATCTTTCTAGCATCTATATTCATTGTCGCACAGTGCGTTTACATCTTTCAGTCCTGGTGGGTTCGTGCGTGGGCTTCTCATAACACTTATGATGCTACTAGAAAATTTATTGCAAGAATACTTCCTGAAGGCACTGTCAATGGCCTATTGCCCTTGGTTGGTCTTGAAAATCAATTATCAGTTAGTCCAGTCATCGAAGAAACGGTTAAACCAGCTGTAAAAAAATCCAAAACACACTCTACAATTTATTACTTACTGTTCTACTTCTTCATTGGCGTTGCACAGGCTGTAATAGCGTCTTCGAAGACTATAATCAACTTTATGGCAGGGTTGAATGCCTCTAGAAAGATTTTCAACttaatcttgaaaaaggtgttGTATGCCAAGTTGAGATTCTTTGATTCTACGCCAATCGGGAGAATCATGAACAGGTTCTCGAGGGATATTGAAGCTGTCGACCAAGAATTGACACCGTTCGTCGAAGgagcttttgtttcattGGTTCAGTGCCTTTCAACCGTAATTCTGATTGCTTATATTACGCctgatttcttcttcgttgcTATTTTCATTGGAATATTCTATTATTTGGTGGGATACTTCTATATGGCAGGATCCAGAGAACTCAAAAGATACGAGTCAATCAGTAGGTCGCCTATACACCAGCATTTCTCAGAAACCCTTGTGGGAATTACCACCATACGTGCGTTTGGTGACGAACGTCGATTTATGCAAGAAAATTTGACAAAGATTGATGAGAATAACAAACCATTTTTTTACTTGTGGGTCGCAAATCGGTGGTTAGCGTTCAGAATTGACATGATCGGAGCATGTGTCATTTTCGCTGCTGGGATATTCGTCCTGTTGAATATTAAGTCTCTGGATTCTGGATTAGCTGGTATTTCTTTGACATATGCTATTTCCTTCACTGAAGGTGCTTTATGGTTGGTTAGACTATATTCCAATGTGGAAATGACTATGAACTCAGTTGAAAGATTGAAAGAGTACATGGAAGTCGAGCAAGAGCCTCATTATCAAAGCACCCACAACCCCCCTCCAGAATGGCCCAGCCAAGGTAAAATCGAAGTTAATGATTTATCGTTGCGTTACGCTCCTAGTTTGCCCaaagtcatcaaaaatgtcaCCTTTACAGTTGATCCTAACTGTAAGGTCGGGATTGTTGGAAGAACAGGCGCCGGGAAGTCAACAATCATTACGGCTCTGTTCCGCTTTTTGGACCCAGAAAGTGGATACATCAAAATTGATAACGTGGATATAACTTCAGTTGAGCTGAAAAGGCTTCGCCAATCTATTACCATTATCCCACAGGATCCTACTTTGTTTACTGGCACAGTGAAGTCCAACCTGGATCCTTACGATGAGTACTCCGACAAACAAATATTCGAAGCCCTGAAACGCGTCAATTTGGTTACACaggaagaacttgatcATGCAGCAAACCCAAGCCCGGACAATGCATCAGCCGTGTCAGAGAATGtcaacaagttcttgttcttggagAACGAAATTTCGGAAGGAGGTTCCAACCTCTCCCAAGGTCAGCGTCAACTTGTCTGCCTAGCACGTTCTTTGTTGCGGTCTCCAAAGGTTATGCTACTGGACGAAGCTACTGCGTCGATAGATTATCAATCAGATGCTAGAATCCAGCAAACAATAAGGAGCGAGTTTTCAGATAGCACCATTTTGACTATAGCTCACCGACTAAGATCCATTATCGACTATGACAAAATATTGGTCATGGATGCAGGTGAGGTTAAAGAGTATGATCATCCGTACTCgcttttgttgaacaaaaacagcatCTTCTACAGTATGTGTGAAGATAGCGGCGAACTTGAGGTATTAATTCAACTGGCCAAAGAGTCTTTTGtaaaaaagctcaattcTAAATAACGTCTAAACCAGGGGCATCTACTTACTCGAGTTTTCGATTAATCTATAATCAAATgtgtattttttttgaacttctaaCAAAACGGCTCTTATTGTTGAAGGAAACAGGCTAATAGCTCGTAACCATATTTTTAGAAAAGTTGCGGTACTTACTTGTGGCTTTCCTAAACAAGGTTTGAGCGCAAGAAACTCTACCCAAATTATCAAAAAGGTCTTAGGAGTATGCAACGAAGTAGCTGTAATTAGAGCGAAAGAGATGTGCCAACATTAGTAGTGACGTGACGTGACATGATACTATGGGGAAATTAGCGCTTTCAAACTCCAGCTCACGCTTGAACTCTGGTAAAGACCTACTCATCTAGAGTGGAGACTTTTAAGATGATAGGATTTTTGAGCATACCAATAAAACCACTGcaaccaaaaaaataatattCTGAGCTATAATTCTTTCTAAAGACCAATAGCTGGTGGCATCGTCTTGAGAAGAGAAAATTGCTGGCGAGAATGTCGCAACTAATCTGGAACTCAGCATTAGGAGAAAAGAACTTACTGGTCAACGTAACTCAAACCGGGATAGTACGACAGGGCAGTTTATAGACAAATACTAGATCAGTTCGGAAAATCGATTAGCAGTCAGCAATTTATCTAAATTTGTAGGAAAGGCTGTATGAACGTAAGGGAATTAAATACAGCTTTAAGGATAAAATCAGCTCCGTAATACGCTTGATGATTATCTGGTCTTCCTATCGTTAGGTATTTCCAGGTTCGCAATGTGGAAAGGGCAAAGATGGGTGGATAAAGATTACGTTGAATTGCTATGCAATCGTTAAAGCCcctgctgctttttgaaatctaGTAGCCACTGATAGATGTATTCTCTAatctttgttttctcttgtCCTCAGCCTTACCCGTTTATTTGAAGGGTGTTCGTGGAAGCGAGCCAAAGActtccaaaattgaaaactgTTGCTTCCTCGCCATATTAAGTCGGTGCATGATGCAAACATGCCGCCATCTTTACTGATCAGGGAATGAAGTATGAAAAAGTACTTCGAGATCCTTGAAAAGTCCTAACTTGAGTCAGGATTCAGGAAGCAATtacaattttttttgtttgcgCTCTTATCTTAGTCTTTTCTCTGCCCTACAAAATATTTATCGTGTAATGCGAGTTTTGAGAGGTTCATGATTGACCTTGGTCTTGATCATAATAAATCTAGACGCTAATGGCAAAGACAGATCTTCGTGACTGGATTGTACAACTTCACTTGGCTTACagaaattcttcaaaacaaaggaGGTTTAGTTACAAACGAAATGCGCAAAAAATAAGCCAAAAAAGGCTGCAGTCGGTGCAAAAGTCTCAAATATCCAATGCGCCAAAGGTGGACCTTAAACTTCCTAGCAGGTTTTCACAGCTTCCTATTGCAAATCTGCAAGGATTACTGATACAGGACATCCGCGAAGACAAGCCAAAACAACTCCAGTTATGTGTACCAGAGCTTACAAGCGGTAGTCATATGGTGGAAGACTGGGAAGAGGTTTCAGGtttattcaaaaattcagTATGTCGCGAATACAAGACGAATGGTGATCTAAAAGGTCCCGCATTCTGTGAATACACAACAGAACGTGTATATGGTAACAATCGCGCAAGttggaaaacaagattAAATTTCCCCTTGAAAAACGAAGGCGACCCTGCCGAAACAATCGAAATTTTATGGCCACCTCTAGAATTCTCTTTCTGCTGCAGGGCAATTGGGACCAGCCATGGAACAATCATTAAATTGCAGCAAAAAGGTGTCAACGTCTTCCGTCATCCTCTAACAGGTGATAAGTTACCTATTCTAGAAATTGATTCTCTACCGTTGAACGCATCGGCTATTGCCCTTGCTCCTGCTTTGGAAGGAAGCGACAGCAAATATTTTAAAGGCGCTTTGTTGGCATATTCTATAATTCCATCGCGCCTGTGTTCTGAAGCTGAGATTTGCCAACTTAAAAGCTTGTGCGTTGACACTGAAAGTGTGAGACGTCCGAGTGTGGTGGAGGCAATTAGCCCAAAGGTCGCCGATGGGTTTAAAAGTGATATTCGAAGCGTTTCAAGGCTCTTGAGGGCACTTTCATCTGGAAGTTTGTTCAATCCCGGCctgtcaacaagaagtcaaaTGTGCTCACCTGATATCCTGAGAGCAACTGTAATGTCTAACAGAATTTGCGATAGCcaactcaaagaagaatacTGTAAAGCTACAGTGCTTTACAACCTTTACGAAAATGCACAAAGGATACAGAAACGCTTGATAAGCGAAAATAAATTGACACATGAAGTTTACCTAAGTCTTTGGGATGAACTTATATTGTTACgtcttgaagaactcaaTAAACTGACTTTGGTGGAAGATTTGAATACAATGATTAGAGGTAAGACTAAATTCGATGAGTTTTTATTGGACCTAAACTTGTATAACACGATTGTTAACGCGGAGCTCCGAGGTAAGATGAAGCCTAATGGGCACCAAAAAAACGACCGCCAACAAGCTATTCTTTACGTGCTTAGTATTGTTTTGACACAGTGcaagagtttgaagaacatTTATCCTTCTCTTTCATTTGTTTTCAGAGAGCTAGAAGTCTTTGCTAGAGaagtcaaaattttcaaaagaacCGGAAACATAGAGAGTGCTCAGGAAATGTTTGCCACTGCTAACGCCATTGTAGAATTAGATAATATCGCTACAGCAAAGCAAGAACCGCTTAAAAATCATAGAATTATCCTTTTGGCTAAATCCCGGGTTCCTTCAGATTTAGCGCGGGTTTACCAGTTCCTATCGAAAGTCGAAGTTCAAATCACCGACAACTTGGATGCAGCTAAAGAAATTAGACATTCAGAGTGTGTGTCCAAGAAACTGATTCGTCACGACACATACTGTTATTTGTATCTAAGAAAGGAACACGCCGTTGATGTCCAAAAGCTGTTAAGGACACTTGGAAAGTCAGGTCAATATTAAATATTGTTTGAGCTTTGTATAGCATGCAGTTTACCTTCAACCATACAGATGCGCGATTGAATATCAGTCCAAAAGTCGTTGGCTTCCAGATTTAAATTCATGAACCGTCTAGCAATGCCTAAAGTTCTAACGATAAGCATCATAGTCTGGGAGTACAGTATACCAATGTTGGAGATGTCGGCTGAAACAGATTCTTGTTTCATCGAATTTTGCAGTAAACCACATGATAATAGGCGGTCCACGCTGCTACTACAAACGATCTCCAGATCGGATAGTAGAGAAAGTGTTTGGTTGAGCGATCCGACGCACGCAGATAACTCCActtcttgctctttggTGGTATCTCGCTCTTCGTTTTTAGCAAATGTGTTCAAAAGTTGCCAAAGGAATTCAGAGCAACGCGCGCCAGTCCCACACAAGCGCCTCATCTCCCCTGAGATCACTCGAAGTTTATCGACTAAGTTTTCTACACCATCCAGTTCCCCAACACTGTTTTCAATCAGATCCAGCCTTTGCTCTAACTTGTCTGCACAGTCCATTGCCTGGGCGTCTAGTCCTCGAGGGCCCTTAAACTTGCGGGTAACTCGACTTTGTTTGACTATTTTCATAAAATTATTTGACccccttttcaaaagtgaaCTCTTGAAACCTACACGCAAACCACTAAATAATCAATCAGAAATCACAAATAATGTCTAGATCAGGGTATGTGAACAGCAGATATTacaatttttgatgaataAAGCTGAATCTTGGGTCTGTCTATAGACACATTGAGGTTTCAAAGCAATGTTCATTTCAACGGTCCCTTATTAACTTGAAATAATAGtgttgctgttgcagaTGAGTCCATGAAAGCCTTCAACGATTTGAAGCTGGGAAAAAAGTACAAGTTTGTCCTATACGCATTGAATGACAACAAAACGGAGATTGTGGTCAAGGAAACTTCAACCGCGCAAGACTATGACgcttttttggagaagcTCTCTGAGGATGATTGCTTATACGCCGTCTACGATTTTGAGTATGAAATTGGTGGCAACGAAGGCAAAAGATCGAAGATTGTGTTTTTCACTTGGTCTCCCGACACTGCCCCAGTC
Encoded proteins:
- the YBT1 gene encoding bile acid-transporting ATPase YBT1 (similar to uniprot|P32386 Saccharomyces cerevisiae YLL048C), whose product is MNQSSHSAGVCKFWYYDDVTKCGRVEYLNFYTPLVLLCFFGSFTGYKTAVHVYRRRYLREHKPNFADELAATSNADENKPLLSDASGAIYTNPDAVPKEHNLKEEHFSIENLRLADPDGKPHGLVEVVKRNFVEKARVVVEFLLVLAQLAIHVFVLINLSNEKDEFPTKVSIVNVLLWSWLLFVVILRLLNINEQIKWIKYYPGNLWTVSFVSYMFLFASRVLPFRSVFIGHITDDILKKYVLSQFYIDLALFMLLFTAKIGNDHAVLYRTSPETVPSPEPVTSIMSFISWSWIDKFVWEAHQHSVKLKDIWGLMLQDYSIFVLKKFKVFSKKTKGNFSYKLIRFFSKYLLLQGFWACIDSVINFIPTLLLKRILEYVDDQSTAPANLAWFYVCAMFVCRILVAICQAQALFFGRRVCIRMKAIIISEIYTKALRRKTSPNNSKSSTDDVDPQVLNQQKDVDADEESSTANLGAIINLMAVDAFKVSEICAYLHSFVEALVMTIVALTLLYKLLGWSAIIGALLIVAILPLNFRLATLIGKLQKETLSFTDKRIQKLNETFQAIRIIKFFSWEENFEKDIQSIRDQELKMLVKRSVAWALTAFVWFITPTIVTSVSFAFYIYVQGEVLTTPVAFTALSLFTLLRNPLDMLSDMLSYVIQSKVSLDRVQEFLEEEETEKYEQITVHRNKIGFENATFSWDRKNPDFKLKNMNIDFKLGKLNVVIGPTGSGKTSLLMGLLGEMDLLEGKVYAPCLDPREDMVIENDGMTNSIAYCSQAAWLLNDTVKNNILFSSPFNEGRYNAVIEACGLKRDFEILSAGDQTEIGEKGITLSGGQKQRVSLARALYSSSRHLLLDDCLSAVDSHTALWIYENCISGPLMEGRTCILVSHNVALTLKNAEWVVFMENGRVKDQGEPLELYNKGLLGEDELVKTSVLSRGNSSTSLVGKSSKSGINLSKLSAKIEKSSVPSKKPLTEEERVKMGKLIEEETKSEGVVSIEVYKWFAKLFGGWKMVIFLASIFIVAQCVYIFQSWWVRAWASHNTYDATRKFIARILPEGTVNGLLPLVGLENQLSVSPVIEETVKPAVKKSKTHSTIYYLLFYFFIGVAQAVIASSKTIINFMAGLNASRKIFNLILKKVLYAKLRFFDSTPIGRIMNRFSRDIEAVDQELTPFVEGAFVSLVQCLSTVILIAYITPDFFFVAIFIGIFYYLVGYFYMAGSRELKRYESISRSPIHQHFSETLVGITTIRAFGDERRFMQENLTKIDENNKPFFYLWVANRWLAFRIDMIGACVIFAAGIFVLLNIKSLDSGLAGISLTYAISFTEGALWLVRLYSNVEMTMNSVERLKEYMEVEQEPHYQSTHNPPPEWPSQGKIEVNDLSLRYAPSLPKVIKNVTFTVDPNCKVGIVGRTGAGKSTIITALFRFLDPESGYIKIDNVDITSVELKRLRQSITIIPQDPTLFTGTVKSNLDPYDEYSDKQIFEALKRVNLVTQEELDHAANPSPDNASAVSENVNKFLFLENEISEGGSNLSQGQRQLVCLARSLLRSPKVMLLDEATASIDYQSDARIQQTIRSEFSDSTILTIAHRLRSIIDYDKILVMDAGEVKEYDHPYSLLLNKNSIFYSMCEDSGELEVLIQLAKESFVKKLNSK
- the CBP2 gene encoding Cbp2p (weakly similar to uniprot|P03874 Saccharomyces cerevisiae YHL038C CBP2 Protein required for splicing of COB aI5 intron Cytochrome B pre-mRNA processing protein), which gives rise to MAKTDLRDWIVQLHLAYRNSSKQRRFSYKRNAQKISQKRLQSVQKSQISNAPKVDLKLPSRFSQLPIANLQGLLIQDIREDKPKQLQLCVPELTSGSHMVEDWEEVSGLFKNSVCREYKTNGDLKGPAFCEYTTERVYGNNRASWKTRLNFPLKNEGDPAETIEILWPPLEFSFCCRAIGTSHGTIIKLQQKGVNVFRHPLTGDKLPILEIDSLPLNASAIALAPALEGSDSKYFKGALLAYSIIPSRLCSEAEICQLKSLCVDTESVRRPSVVEAISPKVADGFKSDIRSVSRLLRALSSGSLFNPGLSTRSQMCSPDILRATVMSNRICDSQLKEEYCKATVLYNLYENAQRIQKRLISENKLTHEVYLSLWDELILLRLEELNKLTLVEDLNTMIRGKTKFDEFLLDLNLYNTIVNAELRGKMKPNGHQKNDRQQAILYVLSIVLTQCKSLKNIYPSLSFVFRELEVFAREVKIFKRTGNIESAQEMFATANAIVELDNIATAKQEPLKNHRIILLAKSRVPSDLARVYQFLSKVEVQITDNLDAAKEIRHSECVSKKLIRHDTYCYLYLRKEHAVDVQKLLRTLGKSGQY
- the LDB18 gene encoding Ldb18p (some similarities with uniprot|Q07887 Saccharomyces cerevisiae YLL049W) — translated: MKIVKQSRVTRKFKGPRGLDAQAMDCADKLEQRLDLIENSVGELDGVENLVDKLRVISGEMRRLCGTGARCSEFLWQLLNTFAKNEERDTTKEQEVELSACVGSLNQTLSLLSDLEIVCSSSVDRLLSCGLLQNSMKQESVSADISNIGILYSQTMMLIVRTLGIARRFMNLNLEANDFWTDIQSRICMVEGKLHAIQSSNNI
- the COF1 gene encoding cofilin (highly similar to uniprot|Q03048 Saccharomyces cerevisiae YLL050C COF1 yeast cortical cytoskeleton component mammalian cofilin homolog Cofilin actin binding and severing protein) produces the protein MKAFNDLKLGKKYKFVLYALNDNKTEIVVKETSTAQDYDAFLEKLSEDDCLYAVYDFEYEIGGNEGKRSKIVFFTWSPDTAPVRAKMVYASSKDALRRALNGISTDIQGTDYSEVAYESVLEKVSRGAGSH